In Mangrovivirga cuniculi, the following proteins share a genomic window:
- a CDS encoding collagen-like protein — MKTTIKLFIPVLFLIISACEGPRGPVGPPGPQGPAGQDGSGTLAQVFETQPADFIESEQWAIFFDIPEDFEIFESDIIAAYILWETDNGLDIWRPLPQYVFETQPSFAYNFDYTLADVRFFLDAENLSNLNNLPPGYLNGQIFRFVVIPAEFASARMDLTNYEEVTKMLNLDEDDVIKIKK; from the coding sequence ATGAAAACTACAATAAAACTATTTATTCCAGTATTATTTTTAATTATCAGTGCTTGTGAAGGTCCACGAGGACCAGTAGGACCTCCCGGCCCGCAAGGACCTGCCGGTCAGGACGGAAGCGGTACTCTTGCCCAGGTATTTGAAACGCAGCCAGCAGACTTTATCGAAAGTGAGCAGTGGGCAATATTTTTTGATATTCCGGAAGATTTTGAAATATTCGAATCAGATATTATCGCTGCTTATATCCTTTGGGAAACAGATAATGGGTTAGATATATGGAGACCATTACCTCAGTATGTGTTCGAAACTCAACCTAGTTTCGCATATAATTTTGACTACACTTTAGCTGATGTTCGGTTTTTTCTCGATGCTGAAAATCTTTCTAATTTAAATAATCTTCCTCCTGGATATCTAAATGGCCAAATATTTAGGTTTGTTGTTATCCCTGCTGAATTTGCTTCAGCCAGAATGGATTTAACCAATTATGAAGAGGTAACTAAAATGCTTAATCTGGATGAAGATGATGTAATCAAAATCAAAAAATAA
- a CDS encoding DUF294 nucleotidyltransferase-like domain-containing protein: protein MKPKNPAVLRVAEFMSNYAPFSLIPKENVEFFAQHTEIIYLKKNSSVFKKGEPATGYLYLLEKGSVNIYTEEDKLSDTCAEGDIFGVRSVLSGNNFVLTAKTQEESFIYAIPGSLINDELKQNAELAAFFASGLAGGSTIIRSNFSGSQHGLFDELNKSKPSHLFRIQDLLELRVKNDLISVDPQQTIKEVAEIMLNKKVGSVIVTNKDLSPAGIFTDHDFRNVVASAISVDSRIETVMSSPVVTIKAEKMVSDLQQLMLEKGFHHVAITEDGTINSKVKTVISQKDLMLFEGDKPDVILRNIKIVESIEQLKNISENVSNLSHHYVKAEFPIDQVSKIITTLNDELTKKAIELALEETEDVPDKKYWCWFSLGSLGRKEQLIKTDQDNALIFKDSISEIEARALKNFAKKAVENLFQIGFEYCPANMMASNPKWNKSESEWNDIFRSWIKTPVQDALLHSTIFFDFRPIYGENDLIEILYNNINGLIERNESFLNHLAGNALRNPPPLSFFRKFIIEKSGEHKEMFDIKARALMPLVDAARVLAFSSFQNKATNTKERFEIAAEMDKKNAKLLNGAGEAHGFLLKLRAEFGHKNQDSGRYINPDQLNQFERTALKDCFKIINEIQRILEVRYNLGFLAK, encoded by the coding sequence ATGAAACCTAAAAACCCTGCTGTACTTAGAGTTGCAGAATTTATGAGCAACTATGCACCATTTTCTTTAATACCTAAAGAAAATGTAGAATTTTTTGCCCAACACACAGAAATTATATATCTGAAAAAGAATTCCTCAGTTTTTAAGAAAGGTGAGCCTGCAACTGGTTATTTATATCTTCTAGAAAAAGGATCCGTCAATATTTATACTGAGGAAGATAAACTGTCTGATACCTGTGCCGAGGGAGATATCTTCGGTGTGCGGTCCGTACTTTCAGGGAACAATTTCGTCCTTACAGCTAAAACGCAGGAAGAATCCTTTATTTATGCAATTCCGGGATCCCTTATAAATGATGAACTTAAGCAAAACGCAGAGCTGGCAGCTTTTTTTGCCTCGGGACTTGCAGGTGGCTCAACTATTATTCGGAGTAACTTTTCAGGTTCTCAGCATGGTTTATTTGATGAGTTAAATAAATCAAAACCATCGCATTTATTTAGAATACAAGATTTACTGGAACTAAGAGTGAAAAATGATCTGATTTCCGTGGATCCACAACAAACTATTAAGGAAGTGGCTGAAATCATGCTGAACAAAAAAGTCGGTTCGGTAATTGTGACAAATAAAGACTTATCTCCCGCTGGGATATTTACTGATCATGATTTCAGAAATGTAGTAGCCAGTGCAATTTCAGTTGATTCCAGGATTGAGACAGTCATGTCCTCCCCTGTAGTAACTATAAAAGCTGAGAAAATGGTCTCAGACCTACAACAGTTAATGCTTGAAAAAGGATTCCATCACGTTGCAATAACAGAAGATGGAACGATTAATAGTAAGGTAAAGACCGTGATATCACAAAAGGATTTAATGCTTTTTGAAGGAGATAAACCAGATGTAATTCTAAGAAATATCAAAATCGTAGAATCGATTGAGCAATTAAAAAATATTTCAGAGAACGTTTCTAACCTTTCACATCATTACGTTAAAGCAGAATTCCCTATAGATCAGGTTAGTAAAATAATCACCACATTAAATGATGAATTAACAAAAAAAGCAATAGAATTAGCTTTAGAAGAAACTGAGGATGTTCCTGATAAAAAATATTGGTGCTGGTTTTCATTAGGTTCTCTTGGAAGAAAAGAACAATTAATAAAAACCGATCAGGACAATGCCTTAATATTCAAGGACTCTATATCCGAAATAGAAGCCAGGGCTTTAAAAAATTTTGCTAAAAAGGCAGTAGAAAATTTATTTCAGATTGGATTTGAATATTGTCCTGCAAATATGATGGCCTCAAATCCAAAATGGAATAAAAGTGAATCAGAATGGAATGATATTTTTAGATCCTGGATCAAGACTCCTGTTCAGGACGCTTTGTTACATTCTACTATATTTTTTGATTTTCGACCCATCTATGGTGAAAATGATTTAATAGAAATTTTATACAATAATATAAACGGGTTGATTGAAAGAAATGAATCATTCTTAAACCATTTGGCAGGAAATGCTTTAAGAAACCCTCCCCCACTAAGCTTCTTCAGAAAATTTATAATTGAAAAATCCGGCGAACATAAAGAAATGTTTGACATAAAAGCTAGGGCTCTAATGCCATTAGTCGATGCAGCCAGGGTTCTGGCCTTTTCTTCCTTTCAAAATAAAGCAACAAATACCAAAGAAAGATTTGAAATAGCCGCTGAAATGGATAAAAAAAATGCAAAATTATTAAATGGTGCGGGAGAAGCGCACGGATTCCTGCTCAAACTAAGGGCTGAATTTGGACACAAAAATCAGGATAGTGGAAGGTATATTAATCCTGATCAACTTAATCAGTTTGAAAGAACAGCTTTAAAAGATTGTTTTAAGATAATTAATGAAATTCAACGTATACTGGAAGTGAGGTATAACCTTGGTTTTCTGGCTAAATAA
- a CDS encoding 3'-5' exonuclease, producing the protein MWSFFKNLLEKKELKNIEKEASDYLDLFKDRRPVPPSQFIVLDTETTGLNTGTDKILSFGGIRINRDRINVGDSLYLYIISDEESENKKQSAIVHGISKNEINQYGIPEKEAAIEIINFISNYTIIAHHASFDIAMLNKLIFNNLGIKIQNKVIDTVELALKKDFGRVHNIDYNPYMYSLDVLLKKYSIRPYDRHNALGDSLLTARLFMKLTS; encoded by the coding sequence ATGTGGTCCTTTTTTAAAAATTTATTAGAAAAAAAAGAATTAAAGAATATTGAGAAGGAGGCTTCTGATTACCTGGATCTTTTTAAAGACAGAAGACCGGTTCCACCCAGTCAATTTATTGTACTTGATACAGAAACCACGGGACTCAATACGGGCACCGACAAAATTTTAAGCTTTGGGGGAATCAGGATAAACAGAGATCGGATAAATGTTGGAGACTCACTTTATCTTTACATTATTTCTGATGAAGAATCTGAAAATAAAAAGCAATCAGCAATTGTTCATGGAATAAGTAAAAACGAAATAAATCAGTATGGAATTCCTGAAAAGGAAGCTGCTATTGAAATAATAAATTTCATTTCAAATTATACCATTATTGCTCATCATGCTTCATTTGATATTGCTATGCTCAATAAGTTAATTTTTAATAACCTGGGTATAAAAATTCAAAACAAAGTAATTGATACTGTTGAATTAGCTTTAAAAAAAGATTTCGGTAGAGTTCATAATATAGATTACAACCCCTACATGTATAGTCTGGATGTCCTGCTAAAGAAATATAGCATAAGGCCTTATGATAGACATAATGCCTTAGGAGACTCTCTTTTAACAGCAAGACTATTTATGAAATTAACATCATAA
- a CDS encoding sigma-54-dependent transcriptional regulator, whose translation MANESILIVDDEQDLCTILTSFLEKKGFNCHACHNAAEAVEYSKSNHIDLALIDLRLPDEDGITLMKKIKIFHPDIAVLIITGYSDVKTAVSAIRLGASDYVSKPLYTDEIYQSVKQALEKKKEIPATKNKEPKKGSNSTSSKKSKNKKTPNEPTINKDYVLGSSEYSKTVFDHIKLVAPTDLSVIINGETGTGKEVAARLIHQNSKRKDKSFVAIDCGALPEELAGSELFGHIKGAFTGALKDKMGSFEVADGGTLFLDEIGNLSYENQVKLLRAIQEGEIKRLGSNDKINVDVRIIVATNEDLSKLISDDGFREDLYHRLNEFTVTMAPIRERKDDIPEFAEFFLQQANEALNKEVKGISNKAMKALTRYEWHGNLREMKNVIKRAVLLCNDEEIHEKHLPQMVVEYIPDPPEENFMNNLPLDLKAAAMEAEKSVIIQALRKVGYNKSKAADLLNIDRKTLYNKLKNFNLATD comes from the coding sequence ATGGCCAACGAATCAATATTAATTGTTGATGATGAACAGGATTTATGCACTATACTTACATCTTTTTTAGAGAAGAAAGGATTTAATTGCCATGCTTGTCATAATGCAGCCGAAGCTGTAGAATATTCAAAATCAAATCACATTGATCTTGCTTTAATTGATCTCAGATTACCTGATGAGGATGGAATAACTTTAATGAAAAAAATAAAAATTTTTCATCCGGATATTGCCGTTCTTATTATTACTGGTTACTCTGATGTAAAAACAGCTGTGAGTGCAATAAGGCTTGGTGCTTCTGATTATGTTTCAAAACCGTTATATACTGACGAAATATATCAATCAGTCAAACAAGCGCTGGAAAAGAAAAAAGAAATTCCTGCCACAAAAAACAAAGAACCAAAGAAAGGCTCTAACTCTACTAGTTCTAAAAAGTCTAAAAACAAAAAGACTCCTAATGAACCCACCATTAATAAGGATTATGTCCTTGGTTCTTCTGAGTATTCTAAAACAGTTTTTGACCACATAAAACTCGTTGCTCCGACAGACCTAAGTGTAATAATTAACGGCGAAACCGGTACAGGTAAAGAAGTTGCAGCCAGGCTTATCCATCAAAACAGTAAGCGAAAAGATAAAAGTTTTGTCGCAATTGATTGCGGTGCTCTACCTGAAGAGCTGGCGGGATCCGAATTATTCGGTCATATTAAAGGGGCATTCACCGGTGCCTTAAAGGATAAAATGGGTTCATTCGAAGTTGCCGATGGAGGAACCCTCTTTCTTGATGAAATCGGAAATCTCTCATATGAAAACCAGGTAAAGCTTCTCAGGGCTATACAAGAAGGAGAAATAAAAAGACTCGGAAGTAATGACAAAATTAATGTTGACGTTAGAATTATCGTCGCTACCAACGAGGATCTTTCAAAATTGATATCTGATGATGGTTTTAGAGAAGATCTATATCACAGGTTAAATGAATTCACTGTTACGATGGCTCCGATTAGAGAACGAAAGGATGACATCCCCGAATTTGCAGAGTTTTTTCTTCAACAGGCAAATGAAGCGCTAAATAAAGAAGTAAAGGGAATAAGTAACAAGGCAATGAAAGCTTTAACCAGATATGAATGGCATGGAAATTTGCGTGAAATGAAAAATGTAATTAAAAGGGCTGTTTTACTGTGCAATGATGAAGAAATTCATGAAAAACACCTTCCGCAAATGGTTGTCGAATATATCCCCGATCCGCCGGAAGAAAATTTCATGAATAATCTTCCCCTGGATTTAAAAGCTGCTGCTATGGAAGCTGAAAAGAGTGTTATCATCCAAGCTCTAAGAAAAGTGGGATATAATAAATCAAAAGCGGCTGACCTTTTAAATATAGATAGAAAAACCCTTTATAATAAACTAAAGAACTTTAATCTTGCCACAGATTGA
- a CDS encoding universal stress protein, which yields MKRILVPTNFTKIARRGLDAAVRIAKKHQAEIYLVHFFPSSTDSFTVTGDTSLHQGGMTEADRYKAEMIRSSNRRMNEMIDSYADEGIKIVSLLNENGFRAGIEHICKNYDIDMIVMGSSAERTFVEKFKGNHAERAVEYGHCPVLIVKENLPDKKFQRIMLTYDLNNHDREVIMKAKDFADSFGMEIYLIHIYDDPDKSEKEMEEKLQRFAHDHDLNNCRIVSYYHKDTAKGIALAAKELKVDTIVLLSNHHNYLSRFFLSTTTEEVLEDASQYIMAVPNVIHQ from the coding sequence ATGAAACGCATACTTGTACCCACTAATTTCACGAAAATAGCCAGGAGAGGACTTGATGCAGCTGTTAGAATAGCTAAAAAGCATCAGGCTGAAATCTATCTGGTGCACTTTTTTCCTTCATCTACAGATTCATTTACAGTAACTGGAGATACCTCACTTCACCAGGGGGGCATGACGGAAGCAGATCGCTATAAAGCTGAAATGATTAGATCAAGCAACAGGCGTATGAATGAAATGATTGATTCGTATGCTGATGAAGGAATTAAGATTGTTTCTCTGCTAAATGAAAATGGTTTCCGCGCAGGTATAGAACATATATGTAAGAATTACGATATTGATATGATCGTGATGGGTTCAAGTGCCGAGCGAACATTTGTCGAGAAGTTTAAAGGGAACCACGCTGAAAGAGCAGTAGAATATGGGCATTGTCCTGTATTGATAGTGAAAGAAAATTTACCCGATAAGAAGTTTCAGCGAATCATGTTAACATATGATCTAAACAATCACGATCGTGAAGTTATTATGAAAGCAAAAGATTTTGCTGATTCATTCGGAATGGAAATTTACCTGATTCACATTTATGATGATCCGGATAAATCTGAGAAGGAAATGGAAGAAAAACTTCAGAGGTTTGCCCACGATCATGACTTAAACAACTGCAGGATCGTTAGTTATTATCATAAAGACACAGCGAAGGGTATTGCCCTTGCAGCTAAAGAATTAAAGGTAGATACAATAGTATTGTTATCGAATCACCATAATTATTTATCCCGGTTCTTTTTAAGTACAACAACCGAGGAAGTTTTGGAAGATGCCAGTCAATATATTATGGCAGTTCCAAATGTTATTCACCAATAA
- a CDS encoding two-component system sensor histidine kinase NtrB: MKHQNFTCLLILKEKDNSIIDNWAEHENIKLTTDSNQKYDFYISDHFLDPIIKNQIEKPGLLIGNYRNNKLSEKQFEVQHEDLNQSLLKIFISKISDEIDYRSKIQEEEVLYKNLFHESLDPILIADIEGNIKLVNKAFKELFGPGAKPGKIKFEDLFPPSIVSKVINAIKVGLPIDKMAVAAEFESLKMEGLLNVVPIKDNMKNITGFHALFHDSTIAKKAEKIINRAKKLSMTSRMARAMAHEIRNPITNVNLALEQLIESNQNHDDEFELYTNMIQRNTNRINLLIDKLLKSSNPEKIDSTELINPEQTIINAFDTIKDRVQLKNIVCGIDLDPESQTKRIKGNEERLEMAFTNLLLNAIEAIEHTEGKVGISCDVFDSKFFIILEDNGKGMTTEEQEHIFDPFYTNKSSGVGLGMTTVHTIIQEHNGSIDLNSDYGKGTKFVISFPVAN; encoded by the coding sequence ATGAAACACCAAAACTTTACCTGCCTGCTAATTTTAAAAGAAAAAGACAATTCAATTATAGATAACTGGGCGGAACATGAAAACATTAAATTAACAACTGACTCCAATCAAAAATATGATTTTTATATATCTGATCATTTTCTGGATCCTATAATTAAAAACCAAATAGAAAAACCAGGATTATTAATTGGTAACTATCGAAATAATAAACTTTCAGAAAAGCAATTCGAAGTACAACATGAAGATTTGAATCAATCTTTATTGAAGATTTTTATTTCAAAAATTTCTGATGAAATCGATTATAGATCAAAAATACAGGAGGAAGAGGTATTATATAAAAATCTTTTCCATGAATCACTCGATCCAATTCTTATAGCTGATATTGAGGGAAATATAAAATTAGTTAATAAAGCATTTAAAGAACTTTTCGGTCCGGGAGCTAAACCGGGCAAGATCAAATTTGAAGACCTTTTCCCACCTAGTATTGTCAGTAAAGTGATTAACGCCATCAAAGTAGGATTACCCATTGATAAAATGGCAGTCGCGGCTGAATTTGAAAGCCTTAAAATGGAAGGATTATTAAACGTGGTCCCAATCAAGGATAATATGAAAAACATTACAGGATTTCATGCCCTGTTTCATGATTCTACTATTGCAAAAAAAGCCGAAAAAATTATAAACAGAGCAAAAAAACTATCTATGACGAGTAGAATGGCCAGAGCAATGGCTCATGAAATCAGGAACCCGATTACCAACGTTAACCTTGCCCTGGAACAATTAATTGAGTCAAATCAAAATCATGATGATGAGTTTGAGCTCTACACTAACATGATTCAAAGAAATACAAACAGGATAAATTTATTGATCGACAAACTGTTGAAATCGTCAAATCCTGAAAAGATTGATTCTACAGAACTAATTAATCCGGAACAAACTATCATCAATGCTTTTGACACGATTAAGGACAGAGTTCAACTTAAAAATATAGTTTGTGGAATAGACCTCGATCCTGAAAGTCAAACAAAGCGAATTAAAGGTAATGAAGAACGACTTGAGATGGCTTTCACTAATTTATTATTAAACGCCATTGAGGCTATCGAACATACTGAAGGAAAAGTTGGTATTTCTTGTGATGTCTTTGACAGCAAATTCTTCATTATTCTGGAAGATAACGGAAAAGGCATGACAACAGAAGAACAAGAACATATCTTCGACCCTTTCTATACAAACAAAAGTTCAGGTGTTGGACTTGGTATGACTACTGTGCATACCATAATACAGGAACACAACGGTTCGATAGACCTTAATAGTGATTATGGAAAAGGGACGAAGTTTGTTATCAGTTTTCCTGTTGCCAATTGA
- a CDS encoding response regulator, producing MSFVICNVKKEGFRVTVANSHKTAEKIIDEIDNDSIAFIDINLPDGNGYVLANKLKSKNQDSTVYLISAREIPGDLELRNSMADGFIPKPFSKKEIFEVVNEN from the coding sequence ATGTCTTTTGTTATCTGCAATGTTAAAAAAGAAGGTTTTAGAGTTACAGTTGCTAACTCACATAAAACTGCAGAAAAAATAATAGATGAGATTGATAATGACTCAATTGCTTTTATAGATATTAATTTACCAGATGGGAATGGATATGTATTAGCAAACAAATTGAAAAGTAAAAACCAGGATTCTACAGTATATTTAATAAGTGCAAGAGAAATACCTGGGGACTTAGAACTAAGAAATTCAATGGCAGATGGCTTTATACCAAAGCCATTTTCCAAAAAAGAAATTTTTGAAGTGGTTAATGAAAATTAA
- a CDS encoding YtxH domain-containing protein: MDENVKLVAGFIVGAMAGAAAGLLLAPEAGDKTRKKLAKEAEGYRDKAMSSFNGKLDELASSTKDLVDTAKKSIKS, translated from the coding sequence ATGGACGAAAATGTAAAATTAGTAGCAGGATTTATTGTAGGAGCTATGGCTGGTGCAGCCGCAGGACTACTTTTAGCACCTGAAGCCGGTGATAAAACTAGAAAAAAACTTGCGAAAGAAGCTGAAGGCTACAGAGATAAAGCAATGTCATCTTTTAATGGCAAACTTGATGAACTAGCCAGCTCAACAAAAGATTTAGTCGATACGGCTAAGAAATCAATAAAAAGTTAA
- a CDS encoding arsenate reductase family protein gives MEKHSKEIKLITHHKKSFDKKAMGYAKLTPNAVQEVNLDETKLTPRMIKEIVDELGIEINDIVDRDSDLFKNEYEGVDLSKDDWLKVLSEKSELLKTPIVLSNNESFIVDTPSRLLEFREKYFKTETK, from the coding sequence ATGGAGAAGCACAGTAAAGAGATTAAGTTAATCACACATCATAAAAAGTCTTTCGATAAAAAAGCGATGGGGTATGCAAAATTAACCCCTAACGCCGTTCAAGAGGTAAATCTCGATGAAACTAAATTAACTCCCAGAATGATAAAAGAAATTGTCGATGAACTGGGAATAGAGATAAATGATATTGTCGATAGAGACTCAGATCTTTTTAAAAATGAATATGAGGGTGTTGATCTTTCAAAAGATGACTGGTTAAAAGTGTTATCTGAAAAGAGTGAATTATTAAAGACACCGATAGTTTTATCAAATAATGAAAGCTTCATTGTTGATACACCTTCAAGACTTTTAGAATTCAGAGAAAAATATTTTAAAACAGAGACAAAATGA
- a CDS encoding Dps family protein codes for MKSEEITEKKVYKKLGYDSTEADEMVKSMNSALANYHVYYQKLRNYHWNVTGEDFFDLHEKFEELYDQAIIDIDDIAERIRVYGKKPMSLLKDYLKVSEIKETGTDLSSDEMLADILHDMEIMLGYFVDAVNESIEIGDLAGERMFNEMIKYFEKRHWMLTSFAMK; via the coding sequence ATGAAAAGTGAAGAAATTACTGAAAAGAAAGTATACAAAAAATTAGGGTATGACAGCACTGAAGCTGATGAAATGGTGAAATCCATGAACTCAGCCCTTGCTAATTACCATGTGTACTATCAGAAGCTCAGAAATTACCATTGGAATGTAACTGGAGAAGATTTTTTCGATCTCCATGAAAAGTTCGAGGAACTCTATGATCAGGCAATCATCGATATAGATGATATCGCTGAAAGAATTAGGGTTTATGGTAAAAAACCGATGAGTTTATTGAAAGATTATCTTAAAGTTTCGGAGATTAAAGAAACTGGAACAGATCTTTCTTCTGATGAAATGCTGGCAGATATACTCCACGATATGGAAATAATGTTAGGTTATTTTGTCGATGCCGTTAACGAGTCAATCGAGATTGGCGACCTGGCAGGAGAAAGAATGTTTAATGAAATGATAAAATACTTCGAGAAGAGGCATTGGATGCTTACATCTTTTGCCATGAAATAA
- a CDS encoding NAD(P)/FAD-dependent oxidoreductase, producing the protein MNQSNREKDHFEKNSLSVPSTHKKRIVVIGGGFAGINFVDKINSKEYQIVLFDRYNYHTFQPLLYQVATAGLEPDSVCGPLRKICKTKKDLYFRMLKVQKVDTKERRVYTLLGSIKYDYLVVATGAKTNYFGNENIEKHAFPLKQVVHALELRSQLFQLFEKAELRRGTDEVDKLLTFVVVGGGPTGVEMAGALAEMKNHVLPHDYPEIDFRRMKVYLLEGLERLLPAMTESSSESSKKYLETLGVDVRLETFMKDYDGKKAVLDNGEEIYADTVIWAAGVMPNIIEGIEADQFKGRFHVDEFNRVYTSEGQSTYDNIYALGDVAYQVTEQFPKGLPGVAPVAIQQGEYLGKTFNRLAKNKKISPFNYLDKGTMATVGRNKAVADLPLDIKLSGFMGWITWMFVHLMYLIGFRNKMVVFVNWMWSYLNYDRGIRLIIRPAQKNWEETDELIEKSLQ; encoded by the coding sequence ATGAATCAATCTAATCGAGAGAAAGATCATTTCGAAAAAAACAGTCTTTCAGTACCATCTACTCATAAAAAGCGAATTGTAGTGATCGGCGGAGGATTTGCCGGGATAAATTTCGTAGATAAGATAAATTCTAAAGAATATCAGATTGTACTTTTTGACCGGTATAATTATCATACTTTCCAACCTCTACTTTATCAGGTCGCTACAGCGGGCCTGGAGCCTGATAGTGTTTGTGGTCCGTTAAGAAAAATATGCAAGACCAAAAAAGATCTTTATTTCAGAATGCTGAAGGTTCAGAAAGTAGATACAAAGGAGCGTCGGGTATATACATTACTCGGTTCTATAAAATATGATTATTTAGTAGTTGCCACCGGAGCCAAGACTAATTATTTCGGTAATGAAAATATCGAAAAGCATGCTTTTCCGCTTAAGCAAGTTGTTCATGCCTTAGAGTTAAGGTCTCAATTATTTCAATTATTTGAGAAGGCAGAATTGCGTCGGGGAACGGACGAAGTAGATAAATTACTCACTTTTGTGGTGGTGGGAGGTGGTCCTACCGGAGTAGAGATGGCCGGAGCACTTGCTGAAATGAAGAATCACGTTTTACCTCATGATTATCCGGAGATTGATTTCAGAAGAATGAAGGTCTATTTGCTGGAAGGGCTTGAAAGATTATTGCCTGCAATGACTGAATCTTCATCAGAATCTTCTAAAAAATATCTTGAGACCTTAGGAGTAGATGTAAGGCTGGAAACATTTATGAAAGATTATGATGGTAAAAAAGCTGTGTTAGATAACGGTGAGGAAATTTATGCTGATACAGTTATCTGGGCAGCAGGAGTAATGCCTAATATCATAGAAGGGATTGAGGCTGATCAATTTAAAGGTCGATTCCATGTAGATGAATTTAACAGGGTTTACACTTCTGAAGGACAATCTACTTATGACAATATTTATGCACTTGGCGATGTTGCTTACCAGGTAACTGAGCAATTCCCCAAAGGACTTCCAGGGGTAGCCCCGGTTGCTATTCAACAAGGAGAATACCTGGGTAAAACATTTAACAGACTTGCAAAAAATAAAAAGATCAGTCCTTTCAATTACCTGGATAAAGGCACAATGGCTACCGTAGGAAGAAATAAAGCGGTGGCAGATCTTCCGTTAGATATTAAGTTATCCGGATTTATGGGGTGGATAACCTGGATGTTTGTTCATTTAATGTATTTGATCGGTTTCAGGAATAAAATGGTAGTTTTTGTTAACTGGATGTGGAGTTATTTGAATTACGACAGAGGCATCAGGTTAATAATCAGGCCTGCACAGAAAAACTGGGAAGAAACTGATGAGCTGATTGAAAAATCACTGCAATAA